A DNA window from candidate division KSB1 bacterium contains the following coding sequences:
- a CDS encoding efflux RND transporter permease subunit: MKLTTVSIRRPVATLVLMITAVVLGFYGYFQLPTDFLPDITYPMIKVYVYWRGATPEEINDNIAEPVERTLATVDDLDYLEGSCIEGMYQLLVNFEYGTDIDVAYQDVVAKMGLAARKLPPDADPPIMMKADPSQLPVVQLIVMSEGRDLVKLNTWVENVLQDQFLAVKGVAGTEIVGGLDREIRVHLDAERLTAYDLTLNQVIKRLQEENIERLAGRVTEGGREFILRTNAEYRNMEDIRNVVVLNDGKSMVRLKELATVEDSHEEQRVISRFNGKPAIKVNILKQADANTVDIADRVNELIRKLEDTVPPDIKFNTIENQADYIKGAIAGVRDSAIVAVLLVILVIYLFLGHWRQVVVMLIALPVTILLNFFLMKILGFSVNIFSLGGLVVAMGVVLDNSIVVIENITRLHLDKGSRSDTVADEAASEVALAVVASTLTFLALFMPFLLIPGLTSLLFKELILTIAGIVVVSLLVALTVTPMLTHYLVTSKGHRRERRSIADRFIELIDRIYRRVLTALLPLRWVVLVIFVLLMAGAIYFFSQVGSEFLPKVDDGRVMIKVILPTGTSVARTDSLLARLESVVKEDPYVDRYFTLSGGKVWGLVTYEIANEGEIDIELKPKSQRPFSTEQYVERIRPQVMKFMQPGARLVVAQQKMKGIRKVGESDVEIRVRGFDLEVMHQIAQQVSARIQNIPGLTNVRIGTQITKPEYQILVDRLRLADAGLSTQAVSQAARNLVDGAVATQFREAGEYYDIRVMIPETNIRSRQDIENLYLDAPGNLKLPLRTVAQVVPRLGPVEIVREDQMKQIVVSSDVTAGANVGDMANAVSAALSEIRLPEGYSFDLGGQVYLMQESQRVMLQIILFALFFAYVILAIQFNSFKQPLLILLGVPFAFVGVVVALLLTGFPAGATVLIGVIIMTGGIATQGVVMISFINEYRQRGLGLKEAILEAAPLRVRPILMTQATTVLGLLPLAINWGEGGDMLQPMAIAVIGGLLFSLLVTLLLLPNLYFIFERRRDNA, from the coding sequence ATGAAATTGACAACTGTATCCATTCGCCGCCCGGTGGCCACGCTGGTGCTGATGATAACTGCGGTCGTGCTCGGTTTCTACGGCTATTTTCAACTGCCGACCGATTTTCTGCCGGACATCACCTACCCGATGATCAAAGTTTATGTTTACTGGCGCGGGGCAACGCCGGAGGAGATTAACGACAATATCGCCGAACCCGTTGAACGAACCCTTGCTACGGTGGATGATCTGGATTATCTCGAAGGTTCGTGCATCGAAGGTATGTATCAGTTGCTGGTCAATTTTGAATACGGTACAGACATCGATGTGGCTTACCAAGACGTGGTGGCCAAAATGGGGCTGGCGGCGCGCAAGCTGCCGCCGGATGCAGACCCGCCGATTATGATGAAAGCCGATCCGTCGCAATTACCAGTAGTGCAATTAATTGTCATGTCCGAAGGTCGTGACCTGGTGAAGCTGAATACTTGGGTAGAGAACGTACTGCAGGATCAGTTTCTGGCCGTGAAAGGCGTGGCTGGTACCGAGATTGTTGGTGGACTGGATCGTGAAATCCGCGTCCATCTCGATGCCGAGCGGTTGACCGCGTACGATTTGACTCTGAACCAGGTGATCAAACGGCTGCAGGAAGAAAACATCGAGAGATTGGCAGGCCGGGTGACTGAAGGCGGTCGTGAATTTATCCTGCGTACTAATGCTGAATATCGTAATATGGAAGATATACGGAACGTGGTCGTACTCAATGACGGCAAATCCATGGTGCGGCTGAAGGAACTGGCGACGGTCGAGGACAGCCACGAAGAGCAGCGGGTGATCAGCCGTTTCAACGGCAAGCCGGCCATCAAGGTCAATATTTTGAAACAGGCCGACGCCAATACCGTCGATATCGCCGATCGGGTGAATGAACTCATTCGGAAGCTGGAAGATACAGTGCCGCCGGATATCAAATTTAACACCATCGAAAATCAGGCCGATTATATTAAGGGTGCCATTGCCGGGGTGAGAGACTCGGCCATTGTTGCGGTGTTGCTGGTGATCCTGGTGATCTATCTATTTCTGGGACACTGGCGCCAGGTCGTGGTCATGTTGATCGCCCTGCCGGTGACCATATTGCTTAATTTTTTCCTGATGAAAATACTCGGTTTTTCAGTCAACATCTTCTCATTGGGTGGGCTGGTAGTGGCCATGGGCGTGGTGCTGGATAATTCCATCGTGGTGATCGAAAATATTACCCGATTACATCTGGACAAAGGAAGCCGTAGCGACACAGTCGCCGATGAAGCCGCCAGCGAAGTGGCGTTAGCAGTCGTGGCATCCACGTTAACCTTTCTGGCGCTGTTCATGCCGTTCCTGCTCATCCCGGGTTTAACATCGCTTCTGTTCAAAGAGTTGATCCTGACCATTGCCGGCATCGTGGTCGTATCATTGCTGGTGGCGCTTACAGTGACACCGATGCTCACCCATTATCTGGTGACAAGCAAAGGACATCGCCGGGAACGGCGCAGTATCGCCGATCGCTTCATTGAATTGATCGACCGCATTTATCGCCGTGTGTTAACTGCTCTTTTGCCCCTACGTTGGGTGGTGCTGGTGATTTTTGTCCTATTAATGGCAGGAGCGATTTATTTCTTCAGCCAGGTCGGCAGCGAGTTTCTGCCCAAAGTGGACGATGGCCGGGTGATGATCAAAGTCATTCTGCCCACCGGCACATCGGTAGCGCGCACCGATAGCCTCCTGGCACGGTTGGAAAGCGTGGTCAAAGAGGACCCGTATGTGGATCGCTATTTCACCCTGTCCGGCGGCAAAGTCTGGGGACTCGTCACCTATGAGATTGCTAATGAAGGAGAGATCGACATAGAATTGAAACCCAAAAGTCAAAGGCCCTTTTCAACAGAACAATACGTCGAGCGCATCCGGCCGCAGGTAATGAAATTCATGCAGCCCGGTGCCCGGCTGGTCGTAGCGCAGCAAAAGATGAAGGGCATCCGCAAGGTCGGCGAATCCGATGTCGAGATCCGGGTGCGCGGTTTTGACCTTGAAGTGATGCATCAAATCGCCCAGCAGGTCTCGGCGCGCATTCAGAATATTCCAGGACTCACCAATGTGCGCATCGGCACCCAGATCACCAAGCCGGAGTACCAGATTCTGGTGGATCGCTTGCGGCTGGCCGATGCCGGCTTATCAACCCAGGCTGTGTCCCAGGCGGCGCGCAATTTGGTGGATGGCGCCGTTGCCACCCAATTTCGTGAGGCTGGCGAATACTACGACATCCGGGTCATGATCCCGGAGACTAACATCCGCTCCCGTCAGGATATCGAAAATCTCTATCTCGATGCCCCGGGCAATTTGAAGCTGCCACTGCGCACCGTGGCGCAGGTCGTTCCCCGATTGGGCCCGGTGGAAATCGTGCGCGAAGATCAAATGAAACAGATCGTCGTCTCCAGCGATGTGACTGCCGGCGCCAACGTCGGTGACATGGCCAATGCAGTTAGCGCCGCATTGTCTGAAATTCGCCTGCCCGAAGGGTATTCATTCGATCTCGGCGGTCAGGTCTATCTGATGCAAGAGAGCCAGCGGGTCATGCTGCAAATCATCCTGTTTGCCTTGTTTTTTGCCTACGTCATCCTGGCGATCCAGTTCAACTCGTTCAAACAGCCGCTATTGATTTTGTTGGGTGTGCCCTTTGCTTTTGTGGGCGTAGTGGTGGCGTTGCTGCTGACCGGTTTTCCGGCTGGAGCCACAGTGCTCATCGGTGTCATCATCATGACCGGCGGCATTGCCACCCAGGGCGTGGTGATGATCTCTTTTATCAACGAGTATCGCCAGAGAGGGCTGGGATTAAAAGAGGCAATTCTGGAAGCTGCGCCATTACGCGTCCGTCCTATCCTGATGACTCAGGCGACCACGGTACTGGGGCTGTTGCCGCTGGCGATCAACTGGGGCGAAGGCGGCGATATGCTGCAGCCCATGGCTATTGCGGTGATCGGCGGGTTGCTGTTTTCACTGTTGGTGACGCTATTGCTGCTGCCGAATTTATATTTTATATTCGAACGAAGGAGGGATAACGCCTGA
- a CDS encoding efflux RND transporter periplasmic adaptor subunit, translating to MKRILLVFALMISVWLIYGCGSKQENPSETKKADVKLVKVQPVQTRKLVEKLQLTGNLRAENVANILATVEGKISKLLVREGDRVQLNTVVAMISSLVREDIINSARLLVQAKQEELAKNPSNIQLQKELEQARQDYQFAQQQYKEIPVTSPIQGVVSQRWVDLGDMVPAKAKLFEIQSSSKLLVDVPVSEIDIRKLKIGQSAEIRADACPEKVFKGVIQRIYPQVEPKTRNGMVEMRIADPCPNLKAGMFVRTTFVIRTIDNAIAIPIPAVIERPQKKVCFVADEGKAKEVVIKTGLETEGWIQILEGLAPGDKLIVEGQEQLKAENPLKIQGAEKKADQPAGGKR from the coding sequence ATGAAACGAATTTTACTAGTCTTCGCTCTGATGATATCGGTCTGGTTAATTTACGGCTGCGGTTCGAAACAGGAAAATCCTTCTGAAACCAAAAAAGCCGACGTCAAACTGGTGAAAGTTCAGCCGGTTCAAACCAGAAAACTGGTTGAAAAACTACAGCTCACGGGCAACCTTCGAGCTGAAAACGTTGCCAATATCCTTGCCACCGTCGAAGGAAAAATTTCCAAACTGCTGGTTCGTGAGGGGGATCGTGTGCAGCTCAATACGGTGGTGGCGATGATCAGCTCGCTGGTGCGGGAGGACATTATCAATTCGGCGCGGCTGCTGGTTCAGGCAAAGCAAGAGGAACTGGCAAAAAATCCGTCGAATATACAATTGCAAAAGGAACTGGAGCAAGCGCGGCAGGATTACCAGTTTGCCCAGCAGCAATACAAAGAAATTCCGGTGACGTCACCCATTCAGGGTGTCGTTTCGCAGCGTTGGGTCGATCTGGGCGACATGGTGCCGGCCAAAGCCAAGTTATTTGAAATCCAGAGCAGTTCGAAGCTTCTGGTGGATGTGCCAGTATCGGAAATCGATATTCGTAAATTGAAGATCGGGCAATCGGCTGAAATTCGTGCCGATGCCTGCCCGGAGAAAGTGTTCAAAGGCGTCATCCAGCGCATCTATCCCCAGGTGGAGCCAAAGACCCGAAACGGCATGGTCGAAATGCGGATCGCCGATCCGTGTCCCAATTTGAAAGCCGGGATGTTTGTCCGTACCACGTTTGTGATCCGAACCATTGACAACGCCATTGCCATCCCCATTCCAGCAGTTATTGAACGACCGCAGAAAAAGGTCTGTTTTGTTGCGGATGAAGGCAAGGCGAAAGAGGTGGTGATCAAAACTGGACTCGAGACCGAGGGCTGGATCCAAATTCTGGAAGGACTCGCGCCAGGAGATAAGCTGATTGTGGAAGGACAGGAACAATTGAAAGCAGAGAATCCGCTAAAAATTCAAGGGGCCGAGAAAAAAGCCGATCAGCCGGCAGGAGGCAAAAGATGA
- a CDS encoding thioredoxin domain-containing protein, producing the protein MKINPFKIWSVKMLFLIILVVLMIQCGGKEKETSQDAALAASKETTDSLNSDTSPNPGNETDPIQKQNPARLDKETVALVNNFQITEQYLNQRYQDLPAEYQQEFKNDLEGLLDQLIVRELLFQQAVQKGFAKDVAATYDEQGKDQAIQNYLQKLANQIQVSDAELKSFYNDHISEMRGASYEQVKTNIQNYLVQQKQSELINQTIEQLKTEAKITRNEAWLAKQRALKPPNPLEPALKSGKPTVLDLGAGTCIPCKMMKPIFAELEQSLKGKANVILLEIGEHRDLARQYRVRVIPTQIFFDTKGEVYWRHEGFLPKDEIIKKLQEGGMK; encoded by the coding sequence ATGAAAATTAATCCATTCAAAATTTGGTCGGTCAAAATGTTATTCCTGATTATTCTCGTCGTGCTGATGATACAATGTGGCGGGAAAGAGAAAGAGACATCGCAGGATGCGGCGCTGGCAGCTTCGAAAGAAACGACGGATAGCCTGAATTCTGATACCAGTCCCAATCCGGGCAATGAAACTGATCCAATCCAAAAACAAAATCCAGCCAGGCTCGATAAAGAAACCGTTGCTCTGGTGAACAACTTCCAAATTACCGAGCAATACCTGAACCAACGCTATCAAGACCTGCCAGCCGAATATCAGCAGGAGTTCAAAAACGATCTGGAAGGCCTGCTCGATCAGCTCATTGTACGGGAGCTATTATTTCAGCAGGCCGTACAAAAAGGCTTTGCTAAAGATGTTGCTGCTACCTACGATGAACAGGGCAAAGACCAGGCAATTCAAAATTATCTACAAAAATTGGCCAATCAGATTCAAGTATCTGATGCGGAGCTGAAAAGCTTTTACAACGACCACATCAGCGAAATGCGAGGCGCCAGTTATGAGCAGGTAAAAACAAATATTCAGAATTACCTGGTGCAACAAAAACAGAGCGAGTTGATCAATCAAACCATCGAGCAACTGAAAACTGAAGCGAAGATCACCCGCAATGAAGCCTGGCTGGCGAAGCAGCGCGCGCTGAAGCCGCCCAATCCGCTGGAGCCAGCGTTAAAAAGCGGCAAGCCGACGGTACTGGATCTGGGCGCTGGCACGTGCATCCCATGCAAAATGATGAAACCGATCTTCGCCGAGCTGGAGCAAAGTTTGAAAGGCAAAGCCAATGTCATTCTGCTGGAAATTGGCGAGCATCGTGACCTGGCACGGCAATATCGGGTGCGGGTGATCCCGACGCAGATCTTCTTCGATACCAAAGGTGAGGTCTATTGGCGCCATGAAGGTTTTCTGCCCAAAGACGAGATCATCAAAAAGCTGCAAGAAGGGGGGATGAAATAG